A genomic stretch from Colwellia sp. Arc7-635 includes:
- a CDS encoding YfcL family protein: MQFENLTALYHYLDEQVAQDVSADELFAGSYLRGFISLAGSEFGEESQVLSKALANSISEKLQAARTELNPQDRQIVQDYWQHLQQAFNA, encoded by the coding sequence ATGCAATTTGAAAACCTTACCGCGCTATATCACTATTTAGATGAACAAGTAGCACAAGATGTCAGTGCCGATGAACTTTTTGCGGGTAGTTATTTAAGAGGCTTCATTAGCTTAGCCGGTAGCGAATTTGGCGAAGAATCGCAAGTGCTATCAAAGGCACTAGCGAATAGTATTAGTGAAAAATTACAAGCTGCTCGCACAGAGCTTAATCCACAAGATCGTCAAATAGTGCAAGATTATTGGCAGCATTTACAACAGGCTTTTAACGCGTAA
- a CDS encoding aspartate-semialdehyde dehydrogenase, producing MAQKFDVCVLGATGLVGKTIIEILEQRDFPINKLYPLASARSAGEFVEFNGESIEVLDADNFDWSQAQIGFFSAGGEISAKYAPIAADAGCIVIDNTSEFRYDADIPLVVPEVNPQALAEYRNRNIIANPNCSTIQMMVALKPIYDAVGIARVNVSTYQSVSGGGKAAMDELAKQTADLLCGKPVESKNFPRQIAFNVIPQIDVFLENGYTKEEMKMVWETQKILGDDTVLVNPTAVRVPVFFGHGESLHIETNSPISAEEVKELLSKAPGIVVCHNDEDFPTQISDASGKDETFVGRIREDISHNCGINMWIVADNVRKGAATNSVQIAELLIKDHLGEY from the coding sequence ATGGCACAGAAATTTGATGTTTGCGTACTAGGTGCAACAGGTTTAGTTGGTAAAACAATTATTGAAATACTAGAACAACGTGATTTTCCTATTAATAAATTATATCCATTGGCGAGCGCTCGTTCTGCTGGTGAATTTGTTGAGTTTAATGGGGAAAGTATTGAAGTATTAGATGCTGATAACTTCGATTGGAGCCAAGCGCAAATTGGTTTCTTTTCAGCGGGTGGCGAAATTTCAGCGAAATACGCTCCCATTGCTGCTGATGCGGGCTGTATCGTTATCGATAATACTTCTGAGTTTCGCTATGACGCGGATATTCCATTAGTGGTACCAGAAGTTAACCCACAAGCGTTAGCGGAATACCGTAATCGTAATATTATTGCGAACCCAAACTGTTCAACCATCCAAATGATGGTAGCGTTAAAGCCGATTTATGATGCGGTGGGAATTGCACGCGTTAATGTTAGCACTTATCAATCAGTTTCTGGCGGCGGTAAAGCGGCTATGGACGAACTTGCAAAACAAACAGCAGATTTATTATGTGGCAAACCGGTAGAGTCTAAAAACTTTCCTCGTCAAATTGCTTTTAATGTTATTCCGCAAATTGATGTATTTCTTGAAAATGGTTATACCAAAGAAGAAATGAAGATGGTTTGGGAAACACAGAAGATTTTAGGTGACGACACGGTATTGGTCAATCCGACAGCAGTTCGAGTTCCAGTATTTTTTGGTCACGGTGAATCATTACACATTGAAACTAACTCACCAATTTCTGCTGAAGAAGTGAAAGAGTTATTGAGCAAAGCACCAGGTATTGTGGTTTGTCATAATGATGAAGACTTCCCTACACAAATTAGTGATGCCAGTGGTAAAGATGAAACATTTGTTGGACGTATTCGCGAAGACATTAGCCATAACTGCGGTATTAACATGTGGATTGTGGCAGATAACGTACGCAAAGGCGCTGCAACCAATAGTGTTCAAATTGCTGAATTATTGATTAAAGATCACCTTGGCGAGTATTAA
- the mnmC gene encoding bifunctional tRNA (5-methylaminomethyl-2-thiouridine)(34)-methyltransferase MnmD/FAD-dependent 5-carboxymethylaminomethyl-2-thiouridine(34) oxidoreductase MnmC — protein MIEQAKITFQSDGSPYSSQFGDIYFDTTEGTSQSENVFIDGNNIRTRLAKSQEKFVIAETGFGTGLNFLLTLQIFNQIRQDKSEQSTAPVSVLHFISLEKYPLSRAQLEQSLEILPQLAPFSQQLIAQYPEHPETNVNLSFLDGAVTLTLIFDDATQGLATLAPVKSPQHSFNLNKHAAMVDAWFLDGFSPAKNPDMWHEALFKQISRLSKEQATLATFTVSGKVKRQLIAAGFRVEKRRTDGKKNEMLSAIFQQNPLSGKGYQQRPIIAKPQHVSIIGGGIASACAAYALTKNGVKVTVYCQDFSVAQGASSNNIGALYPLIHQQADDISLFYQRAFEQAVSFYKNITELGHQYDHDWCGLLEISYKPALELRQQHIADSGIWPENLLHSIDKDKASILAGITLDHGGLFFPKAGWIAPAQLVKAIFKAAESTNRLRIETGCKINSISQQPTGKWLLHSDAENIPANVVIYCGGAQGIPLNVIDQMPLTSVRGQVSNMASYGEIAKLATVICHKGYLTPASNNLHCIGATFKKHSFNIDSNAEEDEFNLNMLAKCLPGLTPWQSDDIVSSKARLRCMTPDHMPMVGAMPNIEAHKQQYAHLSRDKRWCYHQQAPVVDNLYMLTGLGARGLCTAPLLADILTADICGTPYPLDNEQLFNLAPNRFVIRDITRRKFD, from the coding sequence GTGATTGAACAAGCAAAAATTACCTTTCAAAGTGATGGTTCACCGTATTCAAGCCAATTTGGCGACATCTACTTTGATACCACTGAAGGTACCAGTCAAAGTGAAAATGTCTTTATCGACGGTAATAACATTAGAACGCGGTTGGCGAAGAGCCAAGAAAAGTTTGTCATCGCTGAAACGGGTTTTGGTACCGGCTTAAATTTTTTGCTAACACTACAAATATTTAATCAGATCCGGCAGGACAAGAGCGAGCAGAGTACAGCGCCGGTCAGCGTCTTACACTTTATCAGCTTAGAAAAGTATCCATTATCAAGAGCACAGCTCGAACAGTCTTTAGAAATATTACCGCAGCTTGCTCCATTTAGTCAGCAACTTATCGCGCAATATCCCGAACATCCAGAAACAAACGTTAACTTAAGTTTTTTGGACGGTGCGGTGACCTTAACGTTAATCTTTGACGATGCAACACAAGGTTTAGCAACGCTTGCACCAGTAAAATCACCGCAACATTCTTTTAACCTAAATAAACATGCGGCAATGGTAGACGCTTGGTTTCTTGATGGTTTTTCGCCAGCTAAAAACCCTGATATGTGGCATGAAGCGTTATTCAAGCAAATTTCTCGTTTATCAAAAGAACAAGCCACTCTTGCAACTTTTACTGTCTCAGGCAAAGTAAAACGACAATTAATCGCCGCAGGCTTTCGCGTTGAAAAGCGTCGTACTGACGGCAAAAAAAATGAAATGCTCAGTGCTATATTTCAACAAAACCCACTTTCTGGCAAAGGTTACCAACAACGTCCTATTATTGCTAAGCCACAACATGTCAGCATTATCGGCGGTGGAATAGCATCCGCATGTGCAGCTTACGCATTAACAAAAAATGGCGTCAAAGTAACCGTTTATTGTCAAGACTTCAGTGTTGCTCAAGGTGCCTCAAGCAATAATATTGGTGCCCTGTATCCACTTATTCATCAACAAGCAGATGATATTAGCCTTTTCTATCAGCGCGCTTTTGAGCAAGCTGTTAGCTTTTATAAAAATATCACCGAGCTAGGTCATCAGTATGATCATGACTGGTGTGGCTTATTAGAAATATCCTATAAGCCCGCGTTAGAATTACGCCAACAGCACATCGCTGACTCTGGTATTTGGCCAGAAAACCTACTCCATAGCATTGATAAAGACAAAGCCAGTATTTTAGCTGGTATCACGCTAGATCATGGCGGTCTGTTTTTTCCCAAAGCCGGTTGGATAGCCCCCGCACAATTAGTTAAAGCGATATTTAAGGCTGCCGAATCAACTAATCGATTGCGCATAGAAACAGGCTGTAAAATCAATAGTATTAGCCAACAACCAACAGGTAAATGGCTGCTACACAGTGATGCTGAAAATATTCCCGCCAATGTCGTAATATATTGTGGCGGTGCGCAAGGTATTCCATTAAACGTAATTGACCAAATGCCATTAACCTCTGTGCGCGGACAAGTCAGTAATATGGCCAGCTATGGTGAAATAGCAAAATTAGCGACTGTTATCTGTCACAAAGGTTATTTAACGCCAGCAAGTAATAATCTTCATTGTATTGGCGCGACCTTTAAAAAACACAGCTTTAATATCGACAGCAATGCTGAAGAAGATGAGTTTAACCTGAACATGTTAGCAAAATGCTTACCAGGATTAACGCCATGGCAAAGTGACGATATTGTTAGTAGTAAAGCGCGTTTACGCTGTATGACTCCAGATCATATGCCAATGGTAGGGGCTATGCCTAATATTGAAGCGCATAAACAGCAGTATGCGCACTTAAGTAGAGATAAACGTTGGTGTTATCATCAACAAGCGCCGGTGGTTGATAATCTTTATATGTTGACAGGATTAGGCGCAAGAGGACTTTGTACCGCGCCATTACTAGCTGATATATTGACAGCTGATATTTGTGGTACGCCCTACCCACTAGATAATGAACAATTATTTAACCTTGCGCCGAATCGCTTCGTGATACGTGACATTACCCGACGTAAGTTCGACTGA
- a CDS encoding 4-phosphoerythronate dehydrogenase, whose product MNIFYDENMPFAAEFFADLGVLTAFSGRTLSAQDVSDADVLLVRSITKVNESLLQKNKRLSFVGTATIGVDHIDQNYLADRKVNFHSAPGCNAVSVAEYVLSAMVILAERYLLSLSELTVGIVGAGNTGSRLSEKLTALNINHVLCDPILAENSVDKRSFASLEEALNCDVVSLHVPLTRTGQHPTYHLLDAVRLKQLRDDQILINACRGEVIDNQALLNMKQAGHPIKLVLDVWEAEPNILMALIEHCEIATAHIAGYSLEGKARGTEMLYRALCKQLDIAPNKQLTDFLPIPAISSIKIKQAFDEILLNQLVKMVYDVRRDDAIFRQQISIQGFDHIRKTYPTRREFSSVTVNLDNALSLDVPHQLGFNKKTG is encoded by the coding sequence ATGAATATTTTTTATGATGAAAATATGCCTTTTGCGGCAGAATTCTTTGCAGACTTAGGTGTACTAACTGCCTTTTCTGGCCGCACTTTATCAGCACAAGATGTTAGTGATGCTGATGTGCTATTGGTACGTTCAATTACCAAAGTAAATGAAAGTCTGCTCCAGAAAAATAAACGCTTAAGCTTTGTTGGCACCGCTACGATTGGTGTGGATCATATAGATCAAAACTATTTGGCGGATCGTAAGGTTAACTTTCATTCTGCTCCCGGTTGTAATGCGGTGTCAGTTGCTGAATATGTGCTTAGTGCGATGGTCATTCTAGCTGAACGTTATTTATTGTCATTGTCTGAATTAACTGTTGGTATTGTTGGCGCCGGTAATACGGGGTCAAGGTTAAGTGAGAAGCTAACCGCGTTAAATATTAACCATGTCTTATGTGACCCCATATTGGCCGAAAATTCTGTCGATAAGCGTTCTTTTGCTTCCCTTGAAGAAGCTTTAAATTGTGATGTTGTTTCGCTGCATGTGCCGCTAACACGCACAGGGCAACATCCGACCTACCATTTGCTAGATGCGGTACGCTTAAAGCAATTACGTGATGATCAAATACTGATTAACGCCTGTCGAGGTGAGGTCATCGATAATCAAGCCTTGCTCAACATGAAACAAGCAGGGCATCCAATAAAGTTGGTGCTCGATGTTTGGGAAGCAGAGCCTAATATTCTTATGGCGCTAATCGAGCATTGTGAAATAGCTACAGCACACATTGCTGGTTATAGCTTAGAAGGAAAAGCTCGTGGCACCGAAATGCTGTATCGGGCATTATGCAAACAGCTTGATATTGCACCTAATAAGCAGCTTACAGACTTTTTACCGATACCTGCGATTAGTTCGATTAAAATTAAACAAGCATTTGATGAAATACTGTTAAACCAGCTAGTAAAAATGGTATACGATGTCAGACGTGACGATGCAATTTTTCGTCAACAAATTAGTATCCAAGGATTTGACCATATTCGTAAAACTTACCCGACTCGCCGGGAGTTTTCGTCAGTAACCGTCAACTTGGATAACGCGTTGAGCTTAGATGTGCCACATCAGCTTGGCTTTAATAAAAAAACTGGATAA
- a CDS encoding 5-carboxymethyl-2-hydroxymuconate isomerase — MPHCIIEYSAKITESLPVEQLMHAVYKGANQSELFTASDIKVRACAYDDFYLPGAEQVFLHVNMKILSGRDLSQRKSLSESVSNQLERLGIENAVVTVEVTNIEKDSYVKQVTVNA; from the coding sequence ATGCCTCATTGTATTATTGAATATTCTGCAAAAATTACTGAAAGCCTACCTGTTGAACAGCTAATGCACGCAGTTTATAAAGGTGCAAACCAAAGCGAACTTTTTACTGCCTCTGATATAAAAGTACGCGCATGCGCTTATGATGATTTTTACCTCCCGGGTGCTGAGCAAGTTTTTCTCCACGTCAATATGAAAATATTATCAGGACGTGATTTATCGCAACGTAAAAGCCTAAGTGAAAGTGTTAGCAACCAGCTTGAGCGTTTAGGGATTGAGAACGCGGTTGTGACTGTTGAAGTGACTAATATTGAGAAAGACAGTTATGTTAAGCAAGTGACGGTAAACGCTTAA
- the fabB gene encoding beta-ketoacyl-ACP synthase I, producing MKRVVITGLGIVSSIGNDAEEVLASLQTGRSGITRSESFAEKGLRSQVWGKPEIEVKDHIDRKALRFMGEASAYAYIAMDQAIKDSKLTPEQVSNFRTGIVAGSGGASSENVVKSADTLREKGVKRVGPYAVPKTMSSTISACLATPFKILGVNYSISSACATSAHCIGHAAELIQLGKQDVVFAGGGEEVHWSLAMMFDGMGALSSKYNDTPELASRTYDADRDGFVISGGGGMVVVEELEHALARGAHIYAEIVGYGATSDGYDMVAPSGEGAIRCMQQAMQGVDAKVDYLNTHGTSTPVGDVKELGAIQAVFGKDSPAISATKAMTGHALGAAGVHEAIFSLLMMENNFVAPSININTLDEQAEGLDIVTEKCDMELNLVMSNSFGFGGTNATLVMQKYK from the coding sequence ATGAAACGTGTAGTTATCACCGGATTAGGTATTGTATCAAGTATTGGTAATGATGCAGAAGAAGTATTAGCGTCATTACAAACAGGACGTTCGGGTATTACCCGCTCTGAAAGTTTTGCTGAGAAAGGTTTACGTAGTCAAGTTTGGGGTAAACCTGAAATTGAAGTGAAAGACCACATTGATCGTAAAGCTTTACGTTTTATGGGCGAAGCGTCAGCTTATGCTTATATAGCCATGGATCAAGCCATTAAAGATTCCAAGTTAACCCCTGAGCAAGTTTCAAATTTCCGCACAGGTATTGTTGCCGGCTCTGGTGGCGCTTCTTCTGAAAACGTAGTGAAGTCAGCAGACACATTACGTGAGAAGGGCGTTAAACGTGTTGGTCCCTATGCGGTACCAAAAACAATGTCGAGCACCATTTCGGCTTGTTTAGCAACACCGTTTAAAATTTTAGGCGTTAACTATTCAATTAGTTCTGCTTGTGCAACAAGTGCGCATTGTATCGGTCATGCTGCTGAGCTTATTCAACTTGGCAAGCAAGATGTGGTATTTGCTGGCGGCGGTGAAGAAGTTCATTGGTCATTGGCTATGATGTTTGATGGCATGGGCGCATTGTCTTCTAAGTACAATGACACGCCTGAACTTGCTTCTCGTACCTATGATGCAGACCGTGACGGTTTTGTTATTTCTGGCGGTGGCGGTATGGTTGTTGTTGAAGAGTTAGAACACGCTTTAGCTCGTGGCGCACATATTTATGCTGAGATTGTTGGCTACGGTGCAACCTCTGATGGTTATGACATGGTGGCACCAAGTGGTGAAGGCGCTATTCGTTGTATGCAACAAGCAATGCAAGGTGTTGATGCGAAAGTTGATTACTTGAATACGCATGGTACTTCTACACCAGTTGGTGATGTTAAAGAACTTGGCGCTATTCAAGCGGTATTTGGTAAAGATTCACCTGCTATTAGTGCAACTAAAGCAATGACAGGTCATGCTTTAGGTGCTGCTGGTGTTCATGAAGCTATTTTCTCATTACTGATGATGGAAAATAACTTTGTTGCCCCTTCAATTAATATCAACACTTTAGATGAACAAGCTGAAGGCTTAGATATTGTTACCGAAAAGTGCGATATGGAACTTAATTTAGTGATGTCGAACAGCTTTGGTTTTGGTGGCACAAACGCAACACTTGTTATGCAAAAGTATAAATAG
- a CDS encoding FimV/HubP family polar landmark protein has translation MQKFLHLCLWQILFISISCFSLPISAEESGIRIRGPKSTDAFPYDRYGPIVGRDTLWNIALKVRPDPRLSVYQVMQALYENNPGSFKDNNLNHMISGQYLKIPPIDVMRAISTSNAQQKSRSDDKAWQKKVVKVVAKKVIPPEEASVNKKDLDAAKSEINVQLKAIDDTQQQRLATIQNDVLDSIDGLQSLLKENETLRDRLTSFNDQLGTMQNEVAKSKEIKVQMDDMIALQQALLAKAEAREQSLLLEKQKADLEDDNFMSSTWFIVLMATLPAIIVLALFAILLRRRSSKDDDVKVVKTKETKDVEPEAKIVDIEKEEPESLDSEMSLDDDLTLDSELSLDDELSIDLSENDEEHDDLFGDDLDSLDEELLDDESIQLDDLDDLDDLEDISLEDDLDAIALDDDSEEGEALEGGQLDQSDLDSLFAGLEDDLIIDDEDSNNDIDTSEALDSDVVGQNELDSLLSEMSDSDSASSGEVINDADDINALLDASDEDEIPAQAPVTDNADVSDPDDIDALLDSINDKPAEAAVADNADVSDPDDIDALLDSINDKPAEAAVADNADVSDPDDIDALLDSINDKPAEAVADNADVSDPDDIDALLDSINDKPAEAVADNADVSDPNDIDALLDSINDKPAEAAVADNADVSDPDDIDALLDSINDKPVEAAVADNVDVSDPDDIDVLLDSINDKPAEAVADNADVSDPDDIDALLDSINDKPVEAAVADNVDVSDPDDIDALLDSINDEADKPVEAPVADNVDVSDPDDIDALLDSINDEVDKPVEASVADNIDVSDPDDIDALLASINDEADQPEEALVEDNVDVADPDDIDALLASINDEADQPEEAPVPDNVDVSDPDDIDALLASINDEADQPEEALVEDNVDVADPDDIDALLASINDEADKSSEASIEGTPGSTEVLDNEDLSADENDISDSTEDDNSALINNFSDEYVQSFLEADFSDLLEEAVDETEMAVDSSKENVSEDLIDDKEDISDDFDIDALIDEVNEPIESKEPALDFEEIEQEVEQESESAAEVDNIKENTSENLIGNDEDSSDDFDLDALIDEVNEPIESTDPAFDFEEIEQEVEQELAPATEVDNSKENSSENLKDDSEDTSDDFDLDALIDEVNESTENIEPVIDLDEEVGTKFAQESESATEVDNSKENSSENLADDNEEISDDFDLDALIDEVNEPQEMSDDELLDIGDDLLDTELSDAALSDTELDTVTTDGQSDDSTAAFVDDETMHELSNDFDESTLAQLLSEEKEGDSMMELSPDFTDSNVLADLLAEDRYDSMHNNIKSDTKSNAEEVSGMKELDNLDFDDLLANIEEESSASNSDEFALDENFEIGDDFDLEVVDDEKPLDEDNLVAEEPEEDFISVDSLLSDSLLDGKPIEPYEKMNIDVGLGEFPEFSGNITEDDIDDDDNGIAAKLDLAKVYIEIGDNENAEVILLDVVKQGDAQQQFDAKQLLDNLN, from the coding sequence ATGCAAAAATTTTTACATCTGTGCCTATGGCAGATACTTTTTATTAGCATTAGTTGCTTTAGTCTACCTATTTCCGCTGAAGAGAGTGGTATACGTATTCGAGGGCCAAAATCGACAGATGCCTTTCCTTACGATCGCTATGGCCCCATTGTTGGCAGAGATACCTTATGGAATATCGCGCTAAAAGTACGCCCTGATCCTCGTTTATCTGTTTACCAAGTCATGCAAGCGCTGTACGAGAATAACCCCGGCTCTTTCAAAGATAACAATTTAAACCACATGATCAGTGGTCAATATTTAAAAATTCCGCCAATTGATGTTATGAGAGCTATTAGCACTAGCAATGCACAACAAAAATCACGTAGTGATGATAAAGCTTGGCAAAAGAAGGTGGTCAAAGTTGTCGCTAAAAAAGTGATACCACCAGAAGAAGCCTCCGTTAATAAAAAAGATTTAGACGCAGCAAAATCAGAAATCAACGTTCAATTAAAAGCCATTGATGATACACAACAACAACGTTTAGCGACGATTCAAAATGATGTTTTGGACTCTATCGATGGTTTACAAAGTTTATTAAAAGAAAATGAAACGCTACGTGATCGCCTAACAAGTTTTAATGATCAACTGGGGACCATGCAAAACGAAGTGGCGAAAAGCAAAGAGATTAAAGTGCAGATGGACGATATGATCGCTCTGCAACAAGCATTATTAGCAAAAGCTGAAGCTCGAGAGCAATCTTTGCTACTGGAAAAACAAAAAGCAGACCTTGAAGACGACAACTTTATGTCGAGCACTTGGTTTATTGTTTTAATGGCGACTTTACCAGCGATTATTGTGCTGGCGCTATTCGCTATTTTATTACGACGTCGTTCAAGTAAAGATGATGATGTAAAGGTTGTTAAAACTAAAGAGACTAAGGATGTAGAGCCAGAAGCTAAAATCGTTGATATTGAAAAAGAAGAACCTGAAAGCTTGGATAGCGAAATGTCGCTAGATGATGATTTAACACTCGATAGTGAGCTTTCACTTGATGATGAATTATCAATAGATTTATCTGAAAATGATGAAGAACATGATGACTTATTTGGAGATGATTTAGATTCGCTTGATGAAGAATTACTTGATGATGAGTCTATTCAACTTGACGATCTAGATGACTTAGATGATCTGGAAGATATTTCCTTAGAAGACGATCTAGACGCTATTGCGTTAGATGACGACAGCGAAGAAGGTGAAGCTTTAGAAGGCGGACAGCTAGACCAAAGTGACTTAGATTCCCTATTTGCTGGTTTAGAAGATGACCTCATCATTGATGATGAAGACTCGAATAATGACATTGATACATCGGAAGCACTTGATAGTGATGTAGTTGGCCAGAATGAGTTAGATAGCTTACTAAGTGAAATGTCTGACAGTGATTCTGCATCTTCTGGCGAAGTGATTAACGACGCCGATGATATTAATGCCTTGTTGGATGCATCTGATGAAGATGAGATACCAGCACAGGCGCCAGTAACCGATAATGCTGATGTTTCAGATCCAGATGATATTGATGCGTTACTAGATTCCATCAATGATAAGCCTGCAGAGGCGGCGGTAGCAGATAATGCTGATGTTTCAGATCCAGATGATATTGATGCGTTACTAGATTCCATCAATGATAAGCCTGCAGAGGCGGCGGTAGCAGATAATGCTGATGTTTCAGATCCAGATGATATTGATGCGTTACTAGATTCCATCAATGATAAGCCTGCAGAGGCGGTAGCAGATAATGCTGATGTTTCAGATCCAGATGATATTGATGCGTTACTAGATTCCATCAATGATAAGCCTGCAGAGGCGGTAGCAGATAATGCTGATGTTTCAGACCCAAATGATATTGATGCGTTACTAGATTCCATCAATGATAAGCCTGCAGAGGCGGCGGTAGCAGATAATGCTGATGTTTCAGATCCAGATGATATTGATGCGTTACTAGATTCCATCAATGATAAGCCTGTAGAGGCGGCGGTAGCAGACAATGTAGATGTCTCAGATCCAGATGATATTGATGTGTTACTAGATTCTATCAATGATAAGCCTGCAGAGGCGGTAGCAGATAATGCTGATGTTTCAGACCCAGATGATATTGATGCGTTACTAGATTCCATCAATGATAAGCCTGTAGAGGCGGCGGTAGCAGACAATGTAGATGTCTCAGATCCAGATGATATTGATGCGTTACTAGATTCTATCAATGACGAAGCTGATAAGCCTGTAGAGGCACCAGTAGCAGACAATGTAGATGTCTCAGACCCAGATGATATTGATGCGTTATTAGACTCTATCAATGACGAAGTAGATAAACCAGTAGAAGCGTCAGTAGCTGATAATATTGATGTTTCAGATCCTGACGATATAGATGCGTTATTAGCTTCAATTAATGACGAAGCTGATCAACCAGAAGAAGCGTTAGTTGAAGACAATGTAGATGTTGCAGACCCAGATGACATTGATGCGTTATTAGCTTCAATTAATGACGAAGCTGATCAACCAGAAGAAGCACCAGTACCAGATAATGTTGATGTTTCAGATCCTGACGATATAGATGCGTTATTAGCTTCAATTAATGACGAAGCAGATCAACCAGAAGAAGCGTTAGTTGAAGACAATGTAGATGTTGCAGACCCAGATGATATTGATGCGCTATTGGCTTCAATTAATGATGAAGCTGACAAATCATCAGAAGCGTCTATTGAGGGCACGCCAGGGTCGACAGAAGTGTTAGATAATGAAGATTTGAGTGCTGATGAAAATGATATTTCTGATAGTACAGAAGACGATAATTCTGCGCTTATTAATAACTTTAGTGACGAATATGTACAATCGTTCTTAGAGGCTGATTTTAGTGATTTATTAGAAGAAGCCGTCGATGAAACAGAAATGGCAGTTGACAGCAGCAAAGAAAATGTCAGTGAAGATTTAATAGATGATAAAGAAGACATTTCTGATGATTTCGATATTGATGCACTGATTGATGAAGTGAATGAGCCTATAGAAAGTAAAGAGCCTGCTCTTGATTTTGAAGAGATTGAACAAGAAGTTGAGCAGGAATCAGAGTCTGCTGCTGAAGTTGATAACATTAAAGAAAATACCAGTGAAAATTTAATAGGTAATGATGAAGATAGCTCTGATGATTTTGATCTTGATGCACTGATTGATGAAGTTAACGAGCCAATAGAAAGCACTGATCCTGCTTTTGATTTTGAAGAGATTGAACAAGAAGTTGAGCAGGAATTAGCGCCTGCTACTGAAGTTGATAACAGTAAAGAAAATAGCAGTGAAAATTTAAAAGACGATAGTGAAGATACCTCTGATGATTTTGATCTTGATGCACTGATTGATGAAGTGAATGAGTCCACTGAAAATATTGAGCCAGTTATTGACCTTGATGAAGAGGTTGGGACGAAATTTGCACAGGAATCAGAGTCTGCTACTGAAGTTGATAACAGTAAAGAAAATAGCAGTGAAAATTTAGCAGACGATAACGAAGAAATTTCTGATGATTTTGATCTTGATGCACTGATTGATGAAGTCAATGAACCACAAGAGATGTCTGATGATGAGCTATTGGATATTGGTGATGACCTGCTCGATACTGAATTGTCAGATGCTGCTCTATCGGATACTGAATTAGATACAGTGACTACAGATGGGCAATCAGACGATAGTACTGCCGCGTTTGTTGATGATGAAACAATGCATGAGCTATCTAATGACTTTGATGAATCTACACTTGCTCAGTTATTAAGTGAAGAGAAAGAAGGCGACTCTATGATGGAGTTATCACCTGACTTTACTGACAGCAATGTACTCGCAGATCTATTAGCTGAAGATCGTTATGACAGTATGCATAACAACATCAAAAGCGATACCAAGAGTAACGCTGAAGAAGTTAGTGGCATGAAAGAACTTGATAATTTAGATTTTGATGACTTATTAGCCAATATTGAAGAAGAGAGCAGTGCATCCAATAGCGATGAGTTTGCACTGGACGAAAACTTTGAAATAGGCGATGACTTTGACCTAGAGGTTGTCGATGACGAAAAGCCATTAGATGAAGATAATTTAGTGGCTGAAGAGCCAGAAGAAGACTTCATCTCTGTCGATTCATTACTGTCTGACAGTTTACTCGATGGCAAGCCTATCGAGCCATACGAAAAAATGAATATTGATGTTGGTCTTGGAGAATTCCCAGAATTTTCGGGGAATATCACCGAAGATGATATCGATGATGATGACAACGGTATAGCGGCAAAATTAGATTTAGCTAAGGTTTATATTGAAATTGGTGACAATGAAAATGCTGAAGTTATCTTACTTGATGTCGTTAAACAGGGCGATGCTCAGCAACAATTTGACGCAAAACAATTATTAGATAATTTAAATTAG